GCCCGACCGGTTGCATCCTGGGATTGACGAAAATACTCGACTTCTGTAGAGAGACGTTGCACAATACGCATGAACAATGGCATGTGCATGCGAAACCGTCGCCAGAACAAATAGTCCGGGTATGTTGGAgtatcactgaaataatcattccaaagattattgtgACCTTCTTCGCAGTTTCTTGGGATAAATATCCGTTTCTTTGGCTCTATTGGTTCTTGAATGAGATTAGAATTTTCGggataattatcaaaataagcatcaaaatcatcatccatACCATCTCTTTGGTAGTGATAATGGTATGATGAAGatgccataaaaaaaaagtgtagatgtTGTTTTGTTATTGAGAAAGAAAGCGAGTACAAAAGAGCCAAAGAAACGTTGATCTTCTTTCGTTTGTTTGGTATTGTTTTGTTATTGAGAAAATGagtacaaaagaaaagagaagtgtaGATGTTCTTTAGTTATTGTGAAGCATATATATACGAAAAGGTTACATTGATCCGTGATACCACAAACTACCAAAAGCTTATTACATTGATCAGTGATACCACAAACTACCAAAAGCTTACATTGATCCGTGATACTTACCAAAACCAAAAGCTTACAAACAACACTTCACTTACAAAGACGATTGACAAAACAGGATACTATACCTACTATTGCTACCAAAACCATCAATTAATAACCAATTCTAAACCTATTCCTGGTCTTCCTTAGCTCAAACACTTCCTTTTCTAACCGGACTATTTTCTGCTTTGTTTCATTATTCATGTGTGACTCATAGTGAATATGCATCTCTCCATCGTCAACATTACCACAAGTGTAGAACTTGcaataacatatattaattaaaacataGCAAAAACGTTTCATAATCTGTTTACAAAATATAACATACCTTCTGTTGTAGCTTGTGGATAACAGGGGCTGACCACCACAGTAGCATACCTTGGGGAATCCGAACTCAACCTCAGGTTGAGGAGGGTATTGAGCCTCCGGAGCATTGACGAAGCTACTCTCAGCCTCATCCATCCGAATAAAAGTTGCATATTAAGCCGAGTTGACGAAACAAGAACATACATAATTGaatacattacaaaacaaattacgAAATTCGAACTTAGATACTACCAAATCATACTAAGTTGCATCTTAAGTCAATACATCAATCTCAGAAATACTGAGCCACTATCTTATCCTTGATAAGTTGATCAGCTTCACTAAGTGGCTCTAGTTTGGCAAGAAGTGTGTCTAGTATGCCAAGCTTCTGTAGCTTCTCTTTTTCAGCCATATCCACCTTCTTTACTTCCCACATGCTCTTGTACTCAGCTAGAGCCTTCCCCTGGGCAGTGTTCCTCTTCTCTTGGGCAGTGTTCCTCTTCGCCTTTGCAGCCTTGATACCTTCAGGCCTTATCTCAAAGTCTTGCTCAGTGTGGGTTGACTCGGATTGTGAAGCTGCCTCGGATTGTGAACCTGACTTGGATTGTGAAGCTACAGCAACTGGTTTCCTCTTTGCTCTAACTGAAGTTGAAGGGTTGTTAATAGCGTTAAGGTTCAGCCATTTCTGCTCAAACCTTAACAAACACCAGCAATGCTCCATTGTAAACTTCATCTTATATTCAGAGAAGTAGATGTTGTGAGCCATCTTCAGCACATCGTTCTCAGAGTGTCCACTACTGTTTACTCTCTCTGCAGCTGCGTAAGCCCCGCAGAACTTGTTAGTGAACTCGTTGATCCTAAACCACCTCTGCTTACAGTTTATGTTCATCTCGTTTTCACCTTTGGCTATGGCGTGAGGAGTTTCTGCGTAGTATTTGTTAACCCTTTGCCAAAAGCTCCCtcccttttgttgatttgcaaTCACCGGATCCTTTGAAGTGTTCAGCCATGCACTGATAAGAGTTTCATCGTCAGCCGGATTCCATTTCTTCCTATCCTTTTTGACAGGTGTATCTTGAGAAAGAGGTTCATCCTGGGATTGTTGAGAGCTCGAAGGAGGTATTTCATAAGCACCATCTTGGTTAAGAGACTCTTCTTGACTGTTGAGAAGCTCTAAATAACTAGAAGAGGTCTGACTGAATGTATTGTAAGAACTCATAGGAAAAAGAGTTTAAGATGATGCGGGAAAGAGTGTACcaaagaggaaaagagtttaagaTTATGAGGAACAGAGTGTaccaaagaggaaaagagataGAATAtgatggagaaagaagagagatagaATATGATGGAGAAAGAGTTTAAGATTATGAGGAACAGAGTGTATCGGATATGTTGTTGGTGCACCAAAGAAGAGAGATAGAATATGATGGAGAAAGATTGAAGGCTGGTTTGGTGTTTAAAAGGTGAAAATGTATCAAGTAATAAGTTACCATTCATTATCACCTATCCTTCAACTACCTAAttctaatcacaatttatgacaacTTATACAAGTACAAAGCAATATAGTATCTCATTAAATTCATAGAGGAGATGGTTTAAGACAAACATTATAGACTTTAACTCTGTTTTTAGTAAGAATAGagttttttgaaaagttttacatttttaaaactaagttataaaatatttccggttttatatatgttagttTTGCAATAATCTTTGAGTTTTAACAGAGATCATCACCACTAATATTCGCTCACTTTTAACAGACTTCAATCATCAACTACCAAACATTTTACATCCTCACTTAATGCTCAAGATACCAGTCATATTAACTTGTTCACCAAATCAATTAATGAGACCACTACAAAGACCAACTATACAACAACCAAAGCATACACAACTGAGTCCACCAAACAACAATAAATGGACATTTCTGAAGCTAAAGGAATCGATTATTTACCTCTTACTCGATGATTGTTGTTACTTCTTCAGTGATTTCCCGTTATGTGTGGTTTTCTTCAAGTGACGCTGAGGAAACTCATGTTCAACAAACAATTGCAAGGCTATACTGAGTTTAACATAAAAGAATCCACATAATCGaaacaaactaacaacaatCTTAAGAGACAAAGTCATAAACTCGGACACTCAACTAGCTAAACCCATAAACATAATCCAAAcaccaaattcaaaccaaaactgACACACTCAACTATCGAAACCCATAACAtaatccaaaaccctaaatcgaaacaaaaacatagagaaGATATATCTAAACACATATAGTAAACTATCCAAACAAAACTCAGAGACTAAATCGAGAattacacaaacaaacaattgaGAATACATCATAAAAATCCTAATTCAAGAATTGATGTGTAATCTATCGAATCCCACACACAAtttccctaaaccctaaatcgacaatacatcataaaaaccctaaatcgagaaTTGATGTGTAATCTATCGAATCACACAAACAATTTCCCTAAGCCCTAAATCGACAATacatcataaaaaccctaaatcgagaaTACATCAAAACCGGAAACGAATTTGGAACACAAACCTCTTTCAATTGAAACCGGCAGATAACTTTCAATATGATAGAGCAGATCGGCCTTTGCGTGAGGAAATTTTCAAGGTGATAGCTCAGATCGGCCGGAGCAAACAAATCGCCgttatgagagagagagtaaagagagagactcggagagaaaagaaatgatctCGATACTTcgattttttttgcttcaccctacccataaaacaacaacaaattagaCGCCAATACGTGTTAAGACGGACGAAGCAAAATACGTTTCAATTATAGGAACGTTCCTTCGATATATCGTtgatttctatttaaatttaagattttattactGAATGACAGACCATATATACGCTAATGCACATGCTCTCATATTCCAATAGTTCTTAGGTTTCTGCAAATGTTTTATGGGCCGGGCCTTATGTGGGAAGTGAAATTCTATCCACAACAAGAAGGTCAATGATTTTGGCAATGATAAAGCCCTTTATGCTCATGCATGTCTGTATGTCAGCTCATTGAAGCTACAGACGCTACAGAATAAAGGAAGTCTGTATGCTCATGCATGTATTCTTTGCTCATATATGAGAAGGAAGAGTCTCTTGGGCAGTCCCAAAAGTTTATCAGGggatttagttttaatttataggAGATCTTTGTTGTGACacaaggaaagaaaaacaaaacaaatcccaATTTAAACTGTTGtatataaaattgtatataaacCTACCGATGTATAATACAGTACACTCGGATATATTAGTACGTTCCGGAATTTATGTTGTATGTATTAGTATTgttatatgaaatttttgttagtgatgatgattcatGAGTAATGACGACGCATGGAAATTGGAAAGAATCTGAATTAACTTTAACAGCTAAAGCTATATAATTTAATCTAATACTCCTAAGTTTTTGTCAAACTCTACTTCTAcatctaaaataatattaaaccATTTCATATAAAGAGCTAACATTATTAAAATGGCTAAACTGATCCTAAGTGGATTAAGATAAGTTTCATAAAATAAGGTTTAGTGGAGGCCATCTAACACCTGTCTCGAAACGGCAACACAAAACAAGACAGAAGACCAACATTACCATCCATGAAGCCACTTAGTAACCCactcctctttttgttttctcttcccTCCATAAACCATAATCCCCATTTTTGGGTAATATTTTGCGACTGCATTTAttatatcttttgtttcaaTTCATATCTTACACTTAATTTGATGTATAAGATTTACCATTCGTTGGCTTGGCCCTGAAAGTATTGTTCTCTAATGATTGatcaaataatataatgtatttattttttgttaaggaaataataataatgtatttttacatGTCCAAAGTTTGTAGCGTAGTTATTTATATGAATTTTGTAATATTGTACGTTATAAGTCAGATtaataagcaaaattatatttatatgaatttacacataatttttctttttaaaaaggaagTTTGTATTTGTAAGATTAGATTATTTGTGAATAAGCATGTATTCAAAGTTTATAGAGACTCCAACATCGTCTTAATTTGAATTACATGCATCAGTAATATATATTGGAAGATTAATAAATAACTTTGAAATTTCTTTCTCCTTTGATGCGGAACAGTATTAGCTAgctatttaatttatagtttctATTGTAGCTATGGTTAGTTGTATTCAAGCATTAAGAATTTATATACTCCTGCAACTTATTTTCAGAAAATGCTATATACAAATTTATTGGTGTTTGGGCAAAAATAATCGATTTGTTTAAAGACtacggaaacaagaaacaaatgtCGAACAGTTcgttttattgatcaaagtctcgagctcaaatacaaaaactcaaGGCACAACGAATTAATCTATAAGTCCTAGCCGCgttctagagttgagtcatgTGTCTTGTGTTTTTAGGtctcttgctttgtttcttGATGCCCCCTCTCGTGGAGGCCTCTCTCCTTTATATAGAGATCTCTCAACCCTAATCCTTTAGGATATGTCTTGGGCTCATCGAGTCTATCTATGATAGGGTCGGTCACAAGACTCTTGGCCCACTAGTAAAGCCGGTCGCTAGACTCTTGGTCCATTAACAAATCCAGTCATATGACTTTTGGTCTATTGATGAAACCAGTCGCGAGATTCTCGGTCTCGTGATAGAGTCAGTCACGAGATTCTTGGTTCACTGAACCAATCGGGAAAACTATcattttataagataaattcATATCTACATTAACTTtatccaacaaaatatattttaactttataaattatatttatttatttatgataataaaattatgtcCAACAATTGCCATTTAACATATAACAATAAGATCACATTTACTAGTCGACTTTGTGCTGAGTCAAACTACACAATTTTAATATCGGAGACTAAAATCGAGGGggatatagttatatatttattttttgttgtcgtTTTCTTGTATAtgcataaatatatttgaagagTACGACGCATAGATGCATTAATCCTGAAATTGAGGCTGAGATTTGGATTTACATCTTTGTTTGATAGCAATTTGCAACACATTCAACAAAATTAGCACTAATTTTGCTTTTCAAAGTTTTACTATTTCTATTGGTTACTTTTTCTTATACGTCTAATTTCTTTGGTACTTAGTACGTGGCTTTTGTGCTGTACTGTGTGCATGTTCACAGAATTTTAGATCATGCAAAAACTATAATTGTACTAATCATTAGCATTGAGACTAATCGTGTTATTTTGGATGACAGTGTCCTGCAAATGTCCCGAAATTTCTAAGATAGAgaaattatcttattattaatttggaagTACGTACACTTGAcaatataactttattttttgtaaaatttagataattttatccTTATTTCGAAtagatatcaaaatttaaaattattatatgtaatatatttctttataaaaataaatatcaaaatattaagttattatttgctattaaaaactCATTTACAACCATATGCGATTCACAAACGGGTGTACGAAATATATGTTCATCATGGAcgtcttttatatttttttgacattataaaatcaaaagctttgataaagaaataatactaaaatataaaaataaagagacgATTATCCACACAAAAACATGAGAAGCTTTATGTATTGTATAATGTTAATATAACATGTTGAACTGAAAATTTAACTTACAAATTATTAGGAATATAGTTTAGCATGTTTGTCAttattagtcattttttttggGCATACATTAGTCGTATAGTTTAAtaatcaagtatatatataatagtttagCATGTTCATCATATTAGTCATATAGTTTAAAATCAAgtagatatataatttgaagTTGATCAAGTATATACAACTTAAAGTCAAGTCTATAGTTTAaaatcaagtatatatataacttgaagTTGGTGCTATTTGTAAAAATTGCCTAAAATTGAATAGATCAgttaaaaattacatatactctaatcttttttttttttttttgacaacaatagattagctcaaacgagccaatgcgTAGGGAACTTGTTTACATACAGAACACTTTGCGGAGAAGTGCGCGCATAGCGTGCAAGAAGATCCGCTTTTGAATTTGCATCTCTGGAAATATAAGAtaaggaaaaggaagagaacTCCTCCCTGTCCGTCCTTATGTCATGTAGGTAAGTCGAGAAAGCCGGCCAGTCGTGcggtgaagacaccatcttcaccaagtcagcGCAGTCCGAGTAGAAAGCCACATCACAGTAATCGTGTCCGATCATGCAGCGCattgcccaaatgaaagcttccaCTTCAGCGTGTAAGGGGGAAAGACTTTGCCGGAAATTAGTAGCACCCCTTCCTGGCCTTGGGTCATGGGGCTGGATACAGAACCACCCTGCTCCTGCGAACCGATCATTGgatttccaagaaccatccacAAAACATCGGTAACCTGTAAAGAACAAAGGTAGAGAGCCGTTGGGCCGCTGTGGGCGGGATTCGGCTACCGTAGGTTGGTCAGAGTTAACCCCATCTTCACCTCCCTCCTGAGCCTTATGCCAGGATACAGCCTCACCTTCAGCTATCCGGACCGTTTCCTCTGGGCGTTCTGTAATATTTTCGAAAACCTTTGCATTACGCGCCTTCcataaataccacaaaatccacgGGAAAGCGGACACATGAGAGCCCGGGCTATTGGGGTCCAATAAATGATCCATATTTGCAAAAACTGACTCCACCGGAAAACACTGTGAACCGACCGGTACCTGGGATAATGCCCACACCTGACGTGCCGGGGGGCAAAGGAACAAGACATGATTTACTGTCTCCTCCTCTGCACCACAACGTGAGCAGGACAAATCACATGAAATGCCACGTTTCCGCAAATTTCGTGAAACCGGGATACACCCTGACaaaacctgccacataaaatggTGCAGTTTTGGTGGGCAACGCACCTTCCAAACACTAGCCAGAAGAGAAGTAATCTCTGGTCCGACCCCAACCGCCTTAAAAGGCCCTGTTTTCGTCAAACGGGCCACATGATAGCCAGACTTAACAGTATACCTCCCATTTTTCGTAAAATGCCAACCAAGAGTATCATCCTTGGGGCAGCTTCCTAAGGGCAGTGCACCTATCAATGCAACATCGCCAGGATCAAAGTGGTCCGAGAGCACATCCATCCGCCATGAACGTGTCCGAGAATCAATCAAGTGTGAGATTTTAAGAGAAGGGTCCTTAAAAGGGCCCTTACTAAgagctggtctcggggattgagctgGTATCCAGGGGTCAGTCCATATTGAAATGGACTCGCCCGAACCAACACGTTTAATAAGCCCTTTTTGTACCAGAGAGCGAGCTGAAATTATACTCCTCCACCCGTAGGAAGGAGAGTAGGAACGAATCGGTTCCATGGGATCCGAGTTCCGATAGTACCGACCCTTAAGAATCCTGGCAAACAAAGAATCCGGATATTCAATAAGCCTCCATAATTGTTTTGCCAGCAAAGCCGAATTAAAATCATCGACATTCCGAAACCCTAAGCCGCCCTGTTGCTTACTACAACAAAGCTTCTCCCAGGCAAGCCAGTGCATACCACCCGTCCTTCCATccgaactccaccaaaaatttgccaccGCACTGGACAATTTGGATGTGATCGTCTTCGGTAGCCGAAAGCAAGACATCACAAACGTCGGTACCGCAGTAGCAATCGATTTGATCATAACCTCCTTCCCTCCTTTAGAGAGCAGTCTCGCCGACCAACCCGTCGTTCGACCCTGCAATCGTTCCCGGACAAACGAAAACACTTTTGTTTTCGACCCCCCTAAACTCTCGGGCAGCCCCAAGTACGATCCCATACCACCCTGAGCTGTGATCCCTAGAACCCCTTGAATCTCCAGTTTTGTCTGTTCCGCAACCGTGTGACCAAACTGGATGGAGGATTTCGCAAAATTAATTTGCTGACCCGAGGCGGCCTCATAATTCCGTAAAATCCTCAAGATGGCCTCACATTGGTCCTTGGCGACCTTACAGAAAAAAAGactgtcatccgcaaataaGAGATGGGTGATTGGGGGGCATTTGTTGGCCACCTTAATCCCTGTAATTAATTTTTCTGCTTCCGCCTTCCGAATGTTGGCAATTAAAACCTCtgtgcataaaataaataaataaggagataaaggatcTCCTTGTCGTAATCCCCTTTCCGGAATAATCAGACCATTCGGTTGACCATTCAGAAGAACTTTGTACTCCACCGaactaacacaaaacataatccatCTAATCCATTTCTCATCAAACCCCATCTTGTGAAGTAATTTGTCAATAAACTCCCATTCCACCCTGTCATATGCCTTGCTCATATCTGTCTTAATAGCCATAAATTTCCCTTTACAAGACGGATTAGTCCGTAAGccgtgaaacatctcctgagcaatcaGGATGTTATCCGAAATGAGCCTTCCCGGGACGAAAGCTGATTGTGTTTCTGAAATAAGGTCCGGTAAAAGCTTCTTTAGCCGTTGACACATGATCttagaaataatcttatatccCACGTTA
The Camelina sativa cultivar DH55 chromosome 6, Cs, whole genome shotgun sequence genome window above contains:
- the LOC104698742 gene encoding glutathione S-transferase T3-like encodes the protein MSSYNTFSQTSSSYLELLNSQEESLNQDGAYEIPPSSSQQSQDEPLSQDTPVKKDRKKWNPADDETLISAWLNTSKDPVIANQQKGGSFWQRVNKYYAETPHAIAKGENEMNINCKQRWFRINEFTNKFCGAYAAAERVNSSGHSENDVLKMAHNIYFSEYKMKFTMEHCWCLLRFEQKWLNLNAINNPSTSVRAKRKPVAVASQSKSGSQSEAASQSESTHTEQDFEIRPEGIKAAKAKRNTAQEKRNTAQGKALAEYKSMWEVKKVDMAEKEKLQKLGILDTLLAKLEPLSEADQLIKDKIVAQYF
- the LOC104698743 gene encoding uncharacterized protein LOC104698743, translating into METKQPRVVLEKYIGHFGYTDLTTVEPIGSSGGLALFYSQADFNVTILFESNRLIDIEAVYKGRVIYLTFVYGDPVPKNRDMVWERLLRIGVSRSSPWFTVGDFNELTGNHEKRGGKLRHPSSFLPFNGMIQDCGFLEFPFLGDCLSWRGWRDKKPIRCRLDRALGNEDWHDLFPDTVLEYLPMIASDHKPVVVNIGAKRPRGKRRFMFDPRWIGKEGLMEAIEAGWVGGTPQSSPNFLDKIVICRRAISRWRKDHVPFGRETIEDLKCQLSVAQADDATPLSVIADLNARLWEAYKDEEVYWYLKSRNKWMQMGDQNSKYFHALTKQRRARNRIIGLYDKNEIWSTEDEDICNIAVSYFADLFTTLHPTNFDEVLREVHPVITAEANAQLTARVTESEVRAALFMMHPDKAPGPDGMTALFYQKAWQIVKGDLVSLVNGFFEEGVFDRGLNTTHICLIPKVAKPTRMTELRPISLCNVGYKIISKIMCQRLKKLLPDLISETQSAFVPGRLISDNILIAQEMFHGLRTNPSCKGKFMAIKTDMSKAYDRVEWEFIDKLLHKMGFDEKWIRWIMFCVSSVEYKVLLNGQPNGLIIPERGLRQGDPLSPYLFILCTEVLIANIRKAEAEKLITGIKVANKCPPITHLLFADDSLFFCKVAKDQCEAILRILRNYEAASGQQINFAKSSIQFGHTVAEQTKLEIQGVLGITAQGGMGSYLGLPESLGGSKTKVFSFVRERLQGRTTGWSARLLSKGGKEVMIKSIATAVPTFVMSCFRLPKTITSKLSSAVANFWWSSDGRTGGMHWLAWEKLCCSKQQGGLGFRNVDDFNSALLAKQLWRLIEYPDSLFARILKGRYYRNSDPMEPIRSYSPSYGWRSIISARSLVQKGLIKRVGSGESISIWTDPWIPAQSPRPALSKGPFKDPSLKISHLIDSRTRSWRMDVLSDHFDPGDVALIGALPLGSCPKDDTLGWHFTKNGRYTVKSGYHVARLTKTGPFKAVGVGPEITSLLASVWKVRCPPKLHHFMWQVLSGCIPVSRNLRKRGISCDLSCSRCGAEEETVNHVLFLCPPARQVWALSQVPVGSQCFPVESVFANMDHLLDPNSPGSHVSAFPWILWYLWKARNAKVFENITERPEETVRIAEGEAVSWHKAQEGGEDGVNSDQPTVAESRPQRPNGSLPLFFTGYRCFVDGSWKSNDRFAGAGWFCIQPHDPRPGRGATNFRQSLSPLHAEVEAFIWAMRCMIGHDYCDVAFYSDCADLVKMVSSPHDWPAFSTYLHDIRTDREEFSSFSLSYISRDANSKADLLARYARTSPQSVLYVNKFPTHWLV